One region of Takifugu flavidus isolate HTHZ2018 chromosome 14, ASM371156v2, whole genome shotgun sequence genomic DNA includes:
- the slco2b1 gene encoding solute carrier organic anion transporter family member 2B1 isoform X1: MYPKGQFSQTFEMGQFYGSLQSSLRYRGSNSTSSVLQQILRTAEPGCLHKTAGQGQICFSGGLLFLHLSEHNLNMGANNLNLAGLPLPARRWSPFNSIKFFVLCHSLLQLSQLLVSGYMKSSISTIERRYGLSSQKSGVLAAFNEVGNTVLIVFVSFFGSRVHRPRFIGGGALLACLASLLMAVPHFLSGPYEYTDSISSSIDNTSTVCQSENNLNTKPENQSCSQQDNPTQHVVYPLLLLGQLLLGIGAVPIQPFGISYIDDHASKKNSPLYLGLLLAATSIGPAFGFITGSIMLRFYVDFDKLSKGNIDLTPKDLRWVGAWWLGFLVASCLIFITALPYFFFPRNMPDQEDTDDVELRPDCVKKQTDPIQELSLLQFLKSFPQVALQMMRTPVYLLVILAQVNQAALLAGLATFMAKFIERQFSQTVSLSTMMIGGVCIPVAVLGTILGGVVMRRLNLSVSGASKLCTGAVLVCLFSSLPLLLLGCSTQKVDGVFPLGSGSPSCSAGCHCPQGAFNPVCGSNGVEFRSPCHAGCSSIEFDASGKPKNYTDCRCVDGLGFASAGTCGSGCSHLLLPFMVLLAITSFVASFSQTPSFMMILRTVPAEYKSLAVGVQYMMFRLLAFLPGPVLYGSVIDTTCILWGRKCGKQTSCLYYNLDKFRQRFLGLMAVFVGGALLSFLLTIVVLRRREKALQPHCKGKYELVNGNQKTTEKDSSEEKELKT; this comes from the exons ATGTACCCCAAAGGACAATTTTCACAAACTTTTGAGATGGGCCAGTTCTATGGGAGTCTTCAG TCCAGCCTTAGATACCGAGGTTCAAATTCCACCTCCTCCGTGCTGCAGCAAATCTTGAGAACAGCAGAACCTGGATGTTTGCATAAAACTGCTGGACAAGGTCAGATCTGCTTCTCGG GTGGACTTctgttcctccatctctctgagCACAATTTAAACATGGGGGCAAATAACCTGAACCTTGCTGGGTTACCCCTCCCCGCCCGGCGCTGGAGCCCCTTCAACAGCATCAAG TTTTTCGTGTTGTGTCACAGTTTGCTGCAGCTGTCACAGCTTCTGGTGTCCGGCTACATGAAGAGCTCTATCTCCACCATTGAAAGGCGTTACGGCCTCTCCAGTCAGAAGTCGGGGGTGCTGGCTGCTTTTAATGAG GTGGGAAACACTGTCCTCATCGTCTTCGTGAGCTTCTTTGGGAGTCGAGTCCACCGACCACGGTTCATTGGAGGCGGAGCTCTGCTGGCCTGCCTCGCCTCCCTGCTGATGGCTGTGCCACATTTTCTGAGTGGGCCATATGAATACACCGACAGCATCAGTT CCTCCATCGACAACACCTCTACCGTCTGCCAATCAGAGAACAATCTCAACACCAAACCTGAgaatcagagctgcagccagcaggacAACCCCACCCAGCACGTAGTCtacccactgctgctgctgggtcagCTCCTGCTGGGAATTGGTGCTGTTCCCATCCAGCCTTTTGGCATCTCCTACATTGATGACCATGCAAGCAAGAAGAACTCGCCTCTTTATCTCG GGCTCCTCTTGGCTGCGACCTCCATCGGTCCAGCCTTTGGCTTTATCACGGGCTCCATCATGTTGCGCTTCTATGTGGACTTTGACAAGTTGTCCAAGG GCAACATTGACTTGACCCCGAAGGACCTTCGATGGGTGGGAGCCTGGTGGCTCGGCTTCTTGGTGGCATCctgcctcatcttcatcactgcaTTACCTTACTTCTTCTTCCCCAGGAACATGCCTGACCAG GAGGACACAGACGATGTGGAGCTCAGGCCAGACTGTGTGAAGAAGCAGACAGACCCTATTCAGGAACTCTCTCTTCTTCAGTTCCTCAAAA GTTTTCCTCAGGTTGCACTGCAAATGATGCGGACCCCCGTCTATCTGCTGGTAATCCTTGCCCAGGTTAACCAGGCAGCGCTGTTGGCTGGCCTCGCCACCTTCATGGCCAAGTTCATAGAGAGACAATTCAGCCAGACAGTCTCCTTGTCTACCATGATGATTG GAGGAGTTTGTATCCCAGTGGCGGTACTGGGCACCATCCTGGGAGGAGTGGTGATGCGAAGGTTGAACCTGTCTGTCAGCGGCGCCAGCAAGTTGTGCACGGGCGCCGTCTTAGTCTGCCTGTTCTCCTCGTTGCCGCTGTTGCTCCTTGGTTGCTCCACCCAGAAGGTGGATGGAGTCTTCCCTCTTGG TTCTGGTTCTCCGTCGTGCAGTGCTGGATGTCACTGTCCTCAGGGGGCGTTTAACCCAGTCTGCGGTTCCAACGGCGTGGAGTTCAGGTCTCCCTGCCatgctggctgcagcagcataGAGTTTGATGCCAGCGGCAAACCAAAA aattACACTGACTGCCGGTGTGTGGATGGTCTGGGCTTCGCCTCTGCTGGGACCTGTGGAAGTGGCTGCTCCCACCTGTTGTTGCCTTTCATGGTGCTTCTCGCCATCACCAGCTTCGTGGCCTCCTTCTCACAGACGCCCTCCTTCATGATGATCCTCAG GACGGTCCCTGCGGAGTACAAGTCCTTGGCCGTGGGAGTTCAGTACATGATGTTCAGGCTGCTTG CGTTTTTACCTGGTCCGGTGTTGTATGGGAGTGTCATTGATACCACCTGCATCCTGTGGGGCCGAAAGTGTGGGAAGCAGACTTCCTGTCTCTACTACAACCTGGACAAGTTCAGACAGAG GTTCCTGGGTCTGATGGCAGTGTTCGTGGGCGGTGCGCTGCTCAGCTTCCTCCTGACGATCGTGGTtctgagaagaagagaaaaagcccTCCAACCTCACTGCAAAGGAAAGTATGAGCTGGTCAACGGGAACCAGAAAACAACTGAGAAAGATTCATCTGAAGAAAAGGAACTGAAGacctga
- the slco2b1 gene encoding solute carrier organic anion transporter family member 2B1 isoform X2, producing MYPKGQFSQTFEMGQFYGSLQSSLRYRGSNSTSSVLQQILRTAEPGCLHKTAGQGGLLFLHLSEHNLNMGANNLNLAGLPLPARRWSPFNSIKFFVLCHSLLQLSQLLVSGYMKSSISTIERRYGLSSQKSGVLAAFNEVGNTVLIVFVSFFGSRVHRPRFIGGGALLACLASLLMAVPHFLSGPYEYTDSISSSIDNTSTVCQSENNLNTKPENQSCSQQDNPTQHVVYPLLLLGQLLLGIGAVPIQPFGISYIDDHASKKNSPLYLGLLLAATSIGPAFGFITGSIMLRFYVDFDKLSKGNIDLTPKDLRWVGAWWLGFLVASCLIFITALPYFFFPRNMPDQEDTDDVELRPDCVKKQTDPIQELSLLQFLKSFPQVALQMMRTPVYLLVILAQVNQAALLAGLATFMAKFIERQFSQTVSLSTMMIGGVCIPVAVLGTILGGVVMRRLNLSVSGASKLCTGAVLVCLFSSLPLLLLGCSTQKVDGVFPLGSGSPSCSAGCHCPQGAFNPVCGSNGVEFRSPCHAGCSSIEFDASGKPKNYTDCRCVDGLGFASAGTCGSGCSHLLLPFMVLLAITSFVASFSQTPSFMMILRTVPAEYKSLAVGVQYMMFRLLAFLPGPVLYGSVIDTTCILWGRKCGKQTSCLYYNLDKFRQRFLGLMAVFVGGALLSFLLTIVVLRRREKALQPHCKGKYELVNGNQKTTEKDSSEEKELKT from the exons ATGTACCCCAAAGGACAATTTTCACAAACTTTTGAGATGGGCCAGTTCTATGGGAGTCTTCAG TCCAGCCTTAGATACCGAGGTTCAAATTCCACCTCCTCCGTGCTGCAGCAAATCTTGAGAACAGCAGAACCTGGATGTTTGCATAAAACTGCTGGACAAG GTGGACTTctgttcctccatctctctgagCACAATTTAAACATGGGGGCAAATAACCTGAACCTTGCTGGGTTACCCCTCCCCGCCCGGCGCTGGAGCCCCTTCAACAGCATCAAG TTTTTCGTGTTGTGTCACAGTTTGCTGCAGCTGTCACAGCTTCTGGTGTCCGGCTACATGAAGAGCTCTATCTCCACCATTGAAAGGCGTTACGGCCTCTCCAGTCAGAAGTCGGGGGTGCTGGCTGCTTTTAATGAG GTGGGAAACACTGTCCTCATCGTCTTCGTGAGCTTCTTTGGGAGTCGAGTCCACCGACCACGGTTCATTGGAGGCGGAGCTCTGCTGGCCTGCCTCGCCTCCCTGCTGATGGCTGTGCCACATTTTCTGAGTGGGCCATATGAATACACCGACAGCATCAGTT CCTCCATCGACAACACCTCTACCGTCTGCCAATCAGAGAACAATCTCAACACCAAACCTGAgaatcagagctgcagccagcaggacAACCCCACCCAGCACGTAGTCtacccactgctgctgctgggtcagCTCCTGCTGGGAATTGGTGCTGTTCCCATCCAGCCTTTTGGCATCTCCTACATTGATGACCATGCAAGCAAGAAGAACTCGCCTCTTTATCTCG GGCTCCTCTTGGCTGCGACCTCCATCGGTCCAGCCTTTGGCTTTATCACGGGCTCCATCATGTTGCGCTTCTATGTGGACTTTGACAAGTTGTCCAAGG GCAACATTGACTTGACCCCGAAGGACCTTCGATGGGTGGGAGCCTGGTGGCTCGGCTTCTTGGTGGCATCctgcctcatcttcatcactgcaTTACCTTACTTCTTCTTCCCCAGGAACATGCCTGACCAG GAGGACACAGACGATGTGGAGCTCAGGCCAGACTGTGTGAAGAAGCAGACAGACCCTATTCAGGAACTCTCTCTTCTTCAGTTCCTCAAAA GTTTTCCTCAGGTTGCACTGCAAATGATGCGGACCCCCGTCTATCTGCTGGTAATCCTTGCCCAGGTTAACCAGGCAGCGCTGTTGGCTGGCCTCGCCACCTTCATGGCCAAGTTCATAGAGAGACAATTCAGCCAGACAGTCTCCTTGTCTACCATGATGATTG GAGGAGTTTGTATCCCAGTGGCGGTACTGGGCACCATCCTGGGAGGAGTGGTGATGCGAAGGTTGAACCTGTCTGTCAGCGGCGCCAGCAAGTTGTGCACGGGCGCCGTCTTAGTCTGCCTGTTCTCCTCGTTGCCGCTGTTGCTCCTTGGTTGCTCCACCCAGAAGGTGGATGGAGTCTTCCCTCTTGG TTCTGGTTCTCCGTCGTGCAGTGCTGGATGTCACTGTCCTCAGGGGGCGTTTAACCCAGTCTGCGGTTCCAACGGCGTGGAGTTCAGGTCTCCCTGCCatgctggctgcagcagcataGAGTTTGATGCCAGCGGCAAACCAAAA aattACACTGACTGCCGGTGTGTGGATGGTCTGGGCTTCGCCTCTGCTGGGACCTGTGGAAGTGGCTGCTCCCACCTGTTGTTGCCTTTCATGGTGCTTCTCGCCATCACCAGCTTCGTGGCCTCCTTCTCACAGACGCCCTCCTTCATGATGATCCTCAG GACGGTCCCTGCGGAGTACAAGTCCTTGGCCGTGGGAGTTCAGTACATGATGTTCAGGCTGCTTG CGTTTTTACCTGGTCCGGTGTTGTATGGGAGTGTCATTGATACCACCTGCATCCTGTGGGGCCGAAAGTGTGGGAAGCAGACTTCCTGTCTCTACTACAACCTGGACAAGTTCAGACAGAG GTTCCTGGGTCTGATGGCAGTGTTCGTGGGCGGTGCGCTGCTCAGCTTCCTCCTGACGATCGTGGTtctgagaagaagagaaaaagcccTCCAACCTCACTGCAAAGGAAAGTATGAGCTGGTCAACGGGAACCAGAAAACAACTGAGAAAGATTCATCTGAAGAAAAGGAACTGAAGacctga